Proteins encoded in a region of the Rutidosis leptorrhynchoides isolate AG116_Rl617_1_P2 chromosome 9, CSIRO_AGI_Rlap_v1, whole genome shotgun sequence genome:
- the LOC139867785 gene encoding uncharacterized protein encodes MSESSSQHSINKISSLEFNDPLYLHPSDTSGASLITQKLKGTENYNVWSCAIKLALQTKNKLGFIDGSCLRFQFEDDEVLLGQWDWCNSVVLSWILVSLSEEVYNGQIFSKTAEIVWQELKETYDNIDASVTFNLYQQINSCSQNGQSLSDYYHKLNGMWRQFDEMVKIDEVVKASKSFQDHNQILKLMQFLMGLYDVYTPIRSHILTTDPVPTVKSAFSIISRDESHLLHSTHNNIPKTQTTAFVGKVDNNGNKRNFKYKNPPLKCTNCNMLGHTVDKCYELIGYPPGYIKKKTF; translated from the coding sequence ATGAGTGAGTCTAGTAGTCAACATAGTATAAATAAAATTAGTTCATTGGAATTTAATGACCCACTATATCTTCATCCTAGTGACACCTCTGGTGCATCACTCATTACACAAAAGCTTAAAGGTACAGAAAACTATAATGTGTGGAGTTGTGCAATTAAATTGgccttacaaactaaaaataaactagGATTTATTGATGGAAGTTGTCTTAGGTTTCAGTTTGAAGATGATGAAGTTTTATTAGGTCAATGGGATTGGTGTAATTCTGTGGTACTTTCTTGGATACTTGTTTCTTTAAGTGAAGAAGTTTATAATGGACAAATTTTTTCTAAAACTGCTGAAATTGTATGGCAAGAGTTAAAAGAAACTTATGACAACATTGATGCTTCTGTTACATTCAACTTATATCAACAAATTAATTCTTGCAGTCAAAATGGTCAGTCTTTATCAGATTATTATCACAAACTAAATGGTATGTGGAGGCAGTTTGAtgaaatggtaaaaattgatgaagTTGTAAAAGCCTCTAAATCTTTTCAGGATCATAATCAAATTTTAAAACTAATGCAATTTCTTATGGGTCTATATGATGTTTATACACCTATCAGGAGTCATATTCTTACTACAGATCCTGTTCCAACTGTTAAAAGTGCTTTTTCAATTATCTCAAGAGATGAGTCACACCTATTACATTCCACACATAATAATATACCTAAAACACAAACTACTGCATTTGTTGGGAAAGTGGATAATAATGGAAACAAAAGAAACTTCAAATATAAAAATCCTCCTCTCAAATGTACAAATTGCAATATGTTAGGTCATACTGTTGACAAGTGTTATGAGTTGATAGGTTATCCACCaggatatattaaaaaaaaaaccttTTAA